Proteins found in one Macaca nemestrina isolate mMacNem1 chromosome 4, mMacNem.hap1, whole genome shotgun sequence genomic segment:
- the TIAM1-AS1 gene encoding collagen, type I, alpha 1b isoform X2 translates to MRGRRAPGAAGAKAFAELQSCAPDGGGAALPARLEPARGLPMGAVRAPPPAASGAGQREPVGNRAPIGPPDNRSASGQPIRGGGCRSGAFGVGLVSDYGRTPGIRAAARLGARGWRGAGGACSGDAFLRGSDSGDRGDLPQAAEVRRAGGRSGSP, encoded by the coding sequence ATGCGGGGCCGCCGGGCCCCTGGGGCTGCGGGCGCCAAGGCGTTCGCGGAGCTGCAGAGCTGCGCGCCCGACGGCGGCGGCGCTGCTCTGCCGGCCAGGCTCGAACCCGCTCGCGGTCTGCCAATGGGAGCTGTCAGGGCGCCTCCGCCGGCGGCCTCGGGGGCCGGGCAGCGGGAGCCCGTGGGAAACCGAGCTCCGATTGGGCCGCCTGACAATCGCTCCGCCTCCGGCCAGCCAATCCGAGGCGGCGGATGCAGGAGCGGGGCGTTCGGAGTTGGGCTGGTGAGCGACTACGGGCGCACGCCGGGTATCCGCGCCGCAGCCCGGCTCGGAGCGCGCGGCTGGAGGGGCGCGGGTGGCGCGTGCTCCGGGGATGCCTTCCTGCGAGGCTCCGACAGCGGGGACCGGGGAGATCTCCCGCAGGCAGCGGAGGTGCGGCGGGCCGGGGGACGATCAGGGAGCCCCTAA
- the TIAM1-AS1 gene encoding uncharacterized protein TIAM1-AS1 isoform X3 → MQERGVRSWAGERLRAHAGYPRRSPARSARLEGRGWRVLRGCLPARLRQRGPGRSPAGSGGAAGRGTIREPLTKQLWEGWRPPPPSAIGPRSCPSPRIGGGGQWRAQTELELARARGLASVGLVGDPSLAAKASMQ, encoded by the exons ATGCAGGAGCGGGGCGTTCGGAGTTGGGCTGGTGAGCGACTACGGGCGCACGCCGGGTATCCGCGCCGCAGCCCGGCTCGGAGCGCGCGGCTGGAGGGGCGCGGGTGGCGCGTGCTCCGGGGATGCCTTCCTGCGAGGCTCCGACAGCGGGGACCGGGGAGATCTCCCGCAGGCAGCGGAGGTGCGGCGGGCCGGGGGACGATCAGGGAGCCCCTAACAAAGCAGCTTTGGGAGGGCTGGAGGCCTCCGCCTCCCTCGGCGATAGGTCCGCGAAGCTGCCCGTCACCCCGCATAGGTGGAGGTGGCCAATGGCGTGCACAGACGGAGCTCGAGTTGGCGCGCGCGCGCGGCTTGGCATCGGTGGGATTGGTCGGAG ATCCCAGCTTGGCCGCCAAGGCATCTATGCAGTAG